One Sphingomonas endolithica genomic window, TTTCGGCCGCCTGATAGCCGGTCGGCACGACGTCGGTCAGCAGCACGGCATCGTCCGGGTCCATCCAGTCGGGGATGACGGTGGGCCCGACATCGGCATAGGGCACGCGGACATATTGCGCCTGCCCGCCATCATAGCCGCCGGCGGTATGCGAATAGCCGTAGATGCCGCCGACCGCCGTCGCCTGCGCGTTCGATTCGTGGCAATTGCCGAACAGCCCCTGCTGGCAGAAATGGCATTTGCCACACGCAATGTTGAACGGCACCAGCACATGGTCGCCGACCTTCAGGTTCTCGACCGCCGGCCCGACCTCCTCGACGATGCCGCAGAATTCATGGCCGAAGGTCGTGCCGATGCGCGTGTCGGGCACCATGCCATGATACAGATGCAGATCGGAGCCGCAGATGCATGACCGCGTCACGCGGACGATGGCGTCCTCCGGATGCTGGATCGTCGGCATCGGCTTTTCATCGGCTCGTACCCGGTATGGACCGCGGTAGTTCATTGCCAGCATGTTGAAATTCCTCGCTTAGTCGAGGGCACAAGCGCTGGTGCCAGGCGATGGTTCCTCGGAATTCACCGCGACATGATGCACATTAGCATGTTCGAACCGGCACCCTTTTTGCCTTGCCAAGTCCGGTTGGCCGCCGCCAAAATGGCAACGTTGGTCAACCATGACCGACCAATGCCGATCACGCGCCGGGGAGCCCGCATGTCAGCCACGTCACCGCTCGACCATGGCCGCCGCGCGACGATCATCGATGTGGCGCGGGAGGCGGAAGTCTCGATCAAGACCGTCTCGCGCGTGTTCAACGATGCGCCGAACGTCACGCCCAAGATGCGCGACAAGGTGATGAAGGTGGCAACCGCGCTGCATTACCATCCCAATGTCGTGGCGCAGGGGCTGGTCGGGCGGCGCTCCTACCTCCTCGGGCTGTTCTACGAGAATCCCAGCCCCAATTACGTCGTGGAGCTACAGCAAGGCGCGCTCGCGCGGCTGCATGGCGAGAAATACCGCCTCGTGGTGCTCCCCGTAGAGCAGGTCGCGGCGGTCGCCGACAACATCCTCGGGCTGGTCCGCTCGACCGCGCTCGACGGGATCGTGCTGACGCCGCCGGCGTCGGATCATCCGGTGATCCTCGAACGCCTGGCCCAGGCACGCTTCCCCTTCGTGCGCATCGCCCCGACCCACTCGCCCGATCTCGGCCCGCGCACGATCACCGACGATGTCGGCGCGGCGCGGCTGATGACCGAATACCTCATCTCGCTCGGCCATCGCCGCATCGGCACGATCAAGGGCGATCCCAGCCATCCCTCCAGCGCGGCCCGCTTGCTCGGCTTCAACCATGCTTTGGCCGCCGCGGGATTGACGGTGCAGCCCCACCATCTCGGCGACGGCCTGTTCACCTTCGACAGCGGCTTCGCCGCAGCGCGCGCGATGCTCGCCTCGCCCGACCGCCCGAGCGCGATCTTCGCGCAGAATGACGACATGGCGGCGGGCGCGATCATGGCGGCGCACGATTTGGGACTAAAGGTGCCGGGCGACGTCTCCATTGCCGGCTTCGACGACAGCGCCATCGCGCGCATCGTCTGGCCGCGCATCACCACCATCCACCAGCCGGTATTCGACATGGCGCGCGACGCCACCGACATGCTCGTCGCGATGCTGGAAAAGCAACCCTATGCCCCGGTCGTCGATCACCCGTTCACGCTCGTCCCGCGCCAGTCGACCGGCCCGGCCTAGCGTCAGTCCATCGCCGCGCGCATCGCTGCCCCGGCCACGAACGGAGCGCCCGCCAGCAGCACCAGGCTGACCGCCGCCAGCAGCTTCACCGCCCCCGCGCCACCGTCGATCGAGCCGGCGCCAAAGATCAGCAGCGGCACCGCCAGCGGCAGCATGACCAGCCCCGCGACTGCGCCCGCACCGCGCACGCCGGCCACGAGCGCGGCGGTGGCGACCGCGAGCGCCGCCAGCCCCGGCGTGCCGATCAGCAGTCCGAGCTCGACCGCCAGCAGCGTGGATGGCGCCACGCCCAGCAAGCCGGCCGCGATCACCGCCGCCAGCATCACCGGCGGCCCGAAGCTCAGCCAGTGCGCGACGATCTTGGCGGCGGCAACGCTCGCCATGCTCATCCCGCGCACCGCCAACTGGTCGAGCACGCCGGCCTCCGCATCGGGCGCGATCAGCCGCTCGACCGGCAGCAACGCCGCCAGCAACGCCGCCGCCCAGATCACCCCGCCGCCGACCCGCGCCAGCAGCGTGGCATCCGGCCCGATCGCGAACGGAAACAGGATCGCGACGAGCAGGAAGAAGGCGACGACCAACGTCACGCCGCCGCCCGCCCAGGCGC contains:
- a CDS encoding LacI family DNA-binding transcriptional regulator, translating into MSATSPLDHGRRATIIDVAREAEVSIKTVSRVFNDAPNVTPKMRDKVMKVATALHYHPNVVAQGLVGRRSYLLGLFYENPSPNYVVELQQGALARLHGEKYRLVVLPVEQVAAVADNILGLVRSTALDGIVLTPPASDHPVILERLAQARFPFVRIAPTHSPDLGPRTITDDVGAARLMTEYLISLGHRRIGTIKGDPSHPSSAARLLGFNHALAAAGLTVQPHHLGDGLFTFDSGFAAARAMLASPDRPSAIFAQNDDMAAGAIMAAHDLGLKVPGDVSIAGFDDSAIARIVWPRITTIHQPVFDMARDATDMLVAMLEKQPYAPVVDHPFTLVPRQSTGPA
- a CDS encoding heme exporter protein CcmB, which codes for MSVLAALIARDVRRAWAGGGVTLVVAFFLLVAILFPFAIGPDATLLARVGGGVIWAAALLAALLPVERLIAPDAEAGVLDQLAVRGMSMASVAAAKIVAHWLSFGPPVMLAAVIAAGLLGVAPSTLLAVELGLLIGTPGLAALAVATAALVAGVRGAGAVAGLVMLPLAVPLLIFGAGSIDGGAGAVKLLAAVSLVLLAGAPFVAGAAMRAAMD